One segment of Nostoc flagelliforme CCNUN1 DNA contains the following:
- a CDS encoding high light inducible protein: MVDVKKTTASVPEDPNALRWGFTPQSENWNGRFAMIGFLSAVALEVFSGQGILHFWGIL; the protein is encoded by the coding sequence ATGGTAGACGTTAAGAAGACTACGGCTTCGGTTCCAGAAGATCCTAATGCTTTGCGCTGGGGCTTCACTCCTCAGAGCGAAAATTGGAACGGTCGTTTTGCAATGATTGGTTTTTTATCTGCCGTTGCACTTGAAGTCTTTTCTGGTCAAGGAATTTTACACTTCTGGGGCATTTTATAA
- a CDS encoding cytochrome b/b6 domain-containing protein: MPRSAPYQPLLLRILHGLSGILVIAAIITGFLVYNTYDRRFGKIPFPQIGDIQGIHGTFALFFLLILPAFALYSFHAGQKRLLQSDFLQQLTQVGKPIWWVSLQRLVNTLMLIAAILAVNSGRMMKEEWLPAGQLHHIWYSLHLSAWVVMVGCVAIHVLMSTKVGGAPLLLSMFSWKFRPEESPAKWSSRFRTWLTSLQTNFSAEMNKFIQNNFYLRIIEVIVFGGILTAFVLPVFFPGSES, from the coding sequence ATGCCCCGTTCTGCACCCTATCAACCTTTGTTGTTGCGAATTCTTCACGGCTTAAGTGGAATTTTAGTTATCGCAGCAATTATTACCGGATTTTTGGTTTACAACACTTACGATCGCCGATTTGGTAAAATACCATTTCCTCAAATTGGGGATATTCAGGGCATTCACGGCACTTTTGCATTATTTTTCTTGCTTATTCTCCCTGCTTTTGCCCTCTATAGCTTTCATGCTGGACAAAAGCGTTTGCTTCAATCTGATTTTTTGCAGCAACTAACCCAGGTTGGCAAGCCAATTTGGTGGGTTAGCTTGCAACGTCTGGTAAATACTCTCATGCTCATTGCTGCTATTTTGGCTGTGAACTCTGGCAGGATGATGAAGGAAGAATGGCTTCCAGCAGGGCAGCTACATCATATTTGGTACTCCCTTCATCTTAGTGCCTGGGTTGTCATGGTTGGCTGTGTGGCGATTCATGTTTTGATGTCTACCAAGGTGGGTGGTGCGCCGTTGTTACTCTCAATGTTTTCGTGGAAGTTTCGCCCAGAAGAAAGCCCTGCTAAATGGTCTAGTCGTTTCCGTACTTGGTTGACTAGCTTACAAACGAACTTTAGTGCAGAAATGAATAAATTTATACAAAACAATTTTTATCTCAGAATTATTGAGGTGATTGTGTTCGGTGGAATTCTGACAGCGTTTGTCTTACCTGTATTTTTTCCCGGTAGTGAGTCATAG
- a CDS encoding P-loop NTPase family protein, with protein MEPDKLGRFKEYGEFILRKIDSVPQHPSKQEDWVPASLDDCLLRLRSAAQKTVDLATSPVKIGVMGEFSSGKTLLLGSLIGYADALPVSENPTTGNVTAIHIIPQDDFATTQLSNFTVDYLSHEGVHECLRFMLGEANKRTTAAGLPPIPVSKLNSGTDIIGWCEEAWNSSNNLELRYLLRELVLFLRAYQAYGEVMCGGRYQIDATTAREGLQLVEQPMAIQTLKFEDLPPAHIRLPSPPQRLPTKLLQNSFPLIRRVDIDVKISREIWDFAGAAKFILIDFPGLGAANSGARDTFLSLRELAEVQTILVLLNGKSPGSDRANKIFTMMQQQRPGQDLKDLILVGVGRFDQLPLDSEGGERELDQLIEDSDLQEETVFQKLKVLQTTIDGAEAFTTQKDRIVLLSPLLGLAELAKRSSTVKAGSTEFLANLDYPDYLDRSKRLQEKWQRLSQQLLESNTRSYLGRQLGYFSQDGGLSKLRELIQTHVATHGLKQLYEDTRRAADVVSQQQDHLKDIIDEIHEQGIPTGDSPAFIELRFVVESLDKIYRNFQKDLGKEPLKDRRGVVVSDVVKDELTFRILNWNQWTLLFNKANNGAIALAESKGAAGKLFDRGNRVNTSLPTKSDDFYPVFEKTVKEVEDFARDRIHQAVVDLLNQLSNYVAPEREQLQAFFHPDMEQEIEEKFGFEDADLFYKLLLGCDPNEWKEAVISEIISKNKTVAPEIIFPLARQDEKHNVGQIFDWAPEKSQGLPRSSNHQLLVLRLRDEITASASLHLVQYVSEVNQQINSELEGILDQIIPSLQNLSKKETLLRYLAAGDLPSEIAIPTWLQIISELAAVSYLDDLR; from the coding sequence ATGGAACCAGATAAACTGGGCCGTTTTAAGGAGTACGGCGAATTCATCCTCCGAAAGATAGATTCTGTGCCCCAGCACCCTTCAAAACAAGAAGATTGGGTTCCAGCTAGTCTTGACGACTGTCTCCTGCGTCTGCGATCGGCTGCCCAGAAAACTGTAGACCTGGCAACTTCACCTGTCAAAATTGGGGTAATGGGGGAATTCAGTAGTGGGAAAACTTTACTTTTAGGCAGTCTAATTGGATATGCTGATGCTTTGCCGGTCAGCGAAAACCCCACTACAGGTAATGTTACTGCCATACACATCATACCTCAAGATGACTTTGCAACTACACAATTAAGTAATTTTACTGTAGATTATCTTTCTCATGAAGGGGTACATGAGTGTCTACGCTTCATGTTAGGGGAAGCCAATAAACGGACAACAGCAGCAGGGCTTCCTCCTATACCAGTATCGAAACTCAACTCTGGCACAGATATTATTGGTTGGTGTGAAGAAGCATGGAATAGCAGTAACAATTTAGAGCTACGTTATTTACTCCGGGAGTTGGTATTATTCCTGCGGGCTTATCAAGCTTATGGGGAAGTTATGTGTGGTGGGCGTTACCAGATTGATGCTACCACTGCCCGCGAGGGGCTACAGCTAGTCGAACAGCCAATGGCAATCCAAACTCTGAAATTTGAGGATTTGCCTCCAGCGCATATCCGATTACCAAGTCCACCCCAGAGGCTACCAACGAAGTTATTGCAAAACAGCTTCCCACTGATCCGCCGCGTGGATATTGATGTAAAAATATCACGGGAAATTTGGGATTTTGCAGGTGCAGCCAAATTTATTCTCATCGACTTTCCGGGATTAGGGGCTGCTAATTCAGGAGCTAGGGATACCTTTTTGTCACTGCGAGAATTGGCAGAAGTACAAACAATTTTGGTATTGCTAAATGGTAAATCTCCTGGGAGCGATCGCGCCAATAAAATCTTTACGATGATGCAGCAGCAGCGACCGGGACAAGACCTGAAAGATTTAATTCTCGTAGGTGTGGGTCGCTTTGATCAACTACCCCTAGACAGTGAAGGTGGCGAAAGAGAACTTGACCAACTCATTGAAGATAGCGATTTACAAGAAGAAACCGTTTTCCAAAAACTCAAAGTTCTGCAAACTACTATTGACGGTGCAGAGGCGTTTACAACTCAAAAAGACCGCATCGTTTTACTATCGCCACTGTTGGGACTAGCTGAATTGGCAAAACGTTCTAGTACCGTGAAAGCTGGCTCAACAGAGTTTTTGGCTAACTTGGACTATCCTGATTATCTAGATCGGTCTAAACGGCTACAAGAAAAATGGCAGCGATTAAGTCAACAACTATTAGAATCTAACACTCGCAGTTATTTGGGCAGACAGCTAGGTTACTTTAGTCAAGATGGGGGACTTAGTAAGCTGCGGGAATTGATTCAAACCCACGTAGCGACTCATGGTCTAAAGCAACTGTATGAAGATACTCGCAGAGCTGCTGATGTGGTGAGTCAGCAACAAGATCACTTGAAAGACATCATAGATGAAATTCACGAGCAAGGTATCCCTACAGGTGATAGTCCCGCCTTTATCGAGTTGCGCTTTGTGGTCGAAAGCTTGGATAAAATCTACAGGAATTTTCAAAAAGATTTAGGCAAAGAACCACTCAAAGATCGGCGCGGTGTTGTCGTCAGCGATGTAGTAAAAGACGAACTCACTTTTAGAATACTGAATTGGAACCAGTGGACTTTACTCTTCAACAAAGCCAACAATGGAGCGATCGCTCTGGCAGAATCTAAAGGTGCAGCTGGGAAATTATTTGATCGGGGAAATCGTGTAAATACTTCCCTTCCTACTAAGAGTGATGATTTTTATCCAGTATTTGAGAAAACCGTTAAAGAAGTAGAAGATTTTGCCCGCGATCGCATCCATCAAGCAGTGGTAGATTTGTTGAACCAATTGTCAAATTATGTAGCCCCAGAACGCGAACAATTGCAGGCATTTTTCCATCCAGATATGGAACAAGAAATCGAAGAAAAATTTGGTTTTGAAGATGCCGATCTTTTTTACAAATTATTACTAGGATGCGATCCTAACGAATGGAAGGAAGCAGTCATCTCCGAAATCATTAGTAAAAACAAAACTGTTGCCCCCGAAATCATCTTTCCCCTAGCGCGTCAAGACGAGAAACACAACGTTGGTCAAATCTTTGACTGGGCACCAGAAAAAAGCCAAGGCTTACCTAGATCGAGCAACCACCAACTTTTAGTACTGCGGCTGCGAGATGAAATCACTGCTAGCGCCAGCCTTCACCTTGTGCAGTATGTTAGCGAAGTTAATCAGCAAATTAATTCCGAACTAGAAGGTATTTTGGATCAAATTATTCCTAGTTTGCAAAACCTTTCAAAAAAGGAAACTTTGCTGAGATATTTAGCGGCTGGAGACTTGCCATCTGAGATCGCAATTCCTACTTGGTTGCAGATTATTTCAGAACTTGCTGCTGTTTCTTACTTAGATGATTTGAGATAA
- a CDS encoding acetate and sugar kinases/Hsc70/actin family protein yields the protein MNPFQLNKYSDQEPSEKQQKRFPGWFALDFGTSNSTVTLFDPIEVPIAEILPKEQEMRLRDRLSQWLSSPASVALPDVSADDWEKFIVEISRNLEIEPSRLSEVFESDNKERFLEAIRQIELSLGNSERFRRAVSKKLYQIYHEVFRVPTLESQNLIPVVLDIDRRDTEIPSEAEISQLSDLKLRMGREARDNRKKAIAQGTSGSLKEIISRFHHSPKRYFGQDRLFPVILDGEEELITANQLIQSAWAHLIELTEDYRQRAQRRFSEGDFLTAVVTYPTVAPPVVRKEVKELVEQLGIDDVQTAYDEAVSVAIFFLWREFGGNLNIGIESFKTRCRQAGNKWSQNVLVLDIGGGTTDLALIELTLEDKTPSFADYEDRGLGGRYYKLTPKLLGSSGHLQLGGELITLRIFRLLKVAIADFLLTSVTTGDTESEKLEDLINSELNERFLEQGKFKTGSLLKCLDKENPEGDIAYKDALDTAEKVLPTRWQQAPQRLQSFYILWDYAEAAKLKLGQKPPADNSLLTFTLSEQQISELLTQSAVKLQVNDPNNICVTLDNQQFERAAVSGIKEAIGIAKGLMESRLRPDDITKDSWNSQKVDWLILSGKTCNLDIVQRQIYQEFSKSPYFVWNPERITFVLEFTKLATSAGACYAEKLRRLRFDPEESKSLLRKGANQLEIDVKNLFYYLPCNFKRKTQSNDLLTIFKAGQELYQLVPSETVAKVRTAWQGIQLTNIIYRQDYEDGDLRLWGSFDGKNLMNKLGMQEAEFLRKIKVQFEIDQTLEFSVLLCQGNPHYLIDIPGIDLESVVSETSALFADGKLNWNIAVERFNKDLNDGDIAVNVLESATVDQPDAYHLVFEVGNDGSKLFQKFHYLRDGVTEPGIGLISNPLPPFPQTGQHTFYVYQTDAETNSKKWIRIGALSKPDVTTDYPCQYRVTLDDQGILRMHAGEVPYWTSNSQECLKEEGCVYLAELELQPNEVDKERDPFCGIH from the coding sequence ATGAACCCTTTTCAACTCAATAAGTATAGCGATCAAGAACCAAGCGAGAAACAACAAAAAAGATTTCCAGGATGGTTTGCTTTAGATTTCGGTACATCGAATTCCACAGTTACACTTTTCGATCCAATTGAAGTACCGATCGCAGAAATTCTACCCAAAGAACAGGAAATGCGGTTGCGCGATCGCTTATCACAATGGCTGAGTTCTCCCGCCTCAGTAGCTTTACCAGATGTCAGCGCTGATGATTGGGAAAAGTTTATTGTAGAAATTAGCAGAAACCTGGAGATAGAACCCAGCCGATTGAGTGAAGTGTTTGAAAGTGACAATAAAGAGCGATTTTTAGAAGCAATTCGCCAAATTGAACTTTCTTTAGGAAACAGTGAGAGATTCCGCCGTGCTGTCAGCAAAAAACTTTACCAAATCTATCATGAGGTGTTTCGCGTCCCTACCCTAGAGTCGCAAAATCTGATTCCAGTTGTGCTGGATATCGATCGCCGTGATACGGAAATTCCTAGCGAGGCGGAAATTTCGCAGTTAAGCGACTTAAAACTGCGAATGGGAAGGGAAGCTAGAGATAACAGAAAAAAAGCGATCGCTCAAGGTACAAGCGGTTCTTTAAAGGAAATTATCAGCAGATTTCACCATTCACCTAAACGCTATTTTGGTCAGGATCGTTTGTTTCCAGTTATTTTGGATGGTGAAGAAGAATTAATTACCGCTAACCAACTGATCCAATCTGCTTGGGCGCATTTAATCGAGTTAACTGAAGATTACCGCCAACGCGCCCAACGCAGGTTTTCAGAAGGAGATTTTTTAACAGCAGTTGTCACCTACCCCACTGTCGCTCCACCAGTTGTTCGCAAGGAAGTTAAGGAATTAGTTGAGCAGTTGGGGATCGACGATGTGCAAACTGCTTATGATGAAGCCGTTTCTGTAGCGATATTCTTTTTATGGCGAGAGTTTGGTGGTAATCTCAACATTGGGATTGAGTCATTCAAAACTCGTTGTCGTCAAGCAGGAAACAAATGGTCACAAAATGTTCTGGTTTTGGATATTGGCGGGGGAACCACAGACTTAGCTTTAATTGAACTGACTTTGGAAGATAAAACCCCTAGCTTTGCCGATTATGAAGACCGAGGTTTAGGAGGACGTTACTATAAACTCACTCCCAAATTATTAGGTTCATCTGGTCATTTACAGTTAGGCGGTGAGTTAATTACACTGCGAATTTTTAGATTATTAAAAGTTGCGATCGCAGATTTTTTGTTGACATCAGTAACAACAGGTGATACTGAAAGCGAAAAGCTAGAAGATTTAATTAACTCTGAGTTAAACGAGCGCTTTTTAGAACAAGGCAAATTCAAAACTGGTAGTCTTTTAAAATGTCTAGATAAAGAGAATCCAGAAGGCGATATTGCTTACAAAGATGCCCTAGATACTGCCGAGAAAGTATTACCCACTCGTTGGCAACAAGCGCCCCAACGCCTGCAATCATTTTATATCCTCTGGGATTATGCGGAAGCAGCTAAACTCAAACTTGGGCAAAAGCCACCAGCAGATAATTCTCTATTAACCTTCACACTTTCTGAACAACAAATTTCAGAACTGCTCACTCAAAGCGCTGTAAAACTGCAAGTTAACGACCCAAATAATATCTGTGTTACCCTAGATAACCAGCAATTTGAACGAGCCGCCGTTTCAGGAATTAAAGAAGCGATCGGTATTGCCAAAGGATTGATGGAAAGTCGCTTGCGTCCCGATGATATCACCAAAGATTCTTGGAATTCTCAAAAAGTTGATTGGTTAATTTTGTCTGGAAAAACTTGTAATTTAGACATAGTGCAGCGCCAAATATACCAAGAATTTAGTAAATCTCCATATTTTGTGTGGAATCCAGAGCGAATTACCTTTGTGCTGGAATTTACCAAATTAGCCACCTCCGCAGGTGCTTGCTATGCCGAGAAACTGCGAAGATTAAGATTCGATCCAGAAGAGTCTAAAAGCTTGCTGCGTAAGGGAGCTAACCAGCTAGAAATTGATGTCAAAAATCTGTTTTATTATTTACCCTGCAACTTCAAACGCAAAACTCAAAGTAACGATTTACTCACCATATTCAAGGCTGGACAAGAACTTTATCAACTAGTACCTTCGGAAACTGTCGCCAAGGTTCGGACTGCATGGCAAGGAATCCAATTAACTAATATTATTTACCGTCAAGACTACGAGGATGGAGATTTACGACTATGGGGTAGCTTCGACGGCAAAAACCTCATGAATAAACTGGGAATGCAAGAAGCAGAGTTTCTGAGAAAAATTAAAGTCCAGTTTGAGATTGACCAAACCCTTGAATTTAGTGTATTGCTTTGTCAGGGAAATCCCCATTATTTAATTGACATTCCTGGCATTGATTTGGAATCAGTAGTTTCAGAAACTTCAGCGCTATTTGCTGATGGCAAATTGAACTGGAATATTGCTGTGGAACGCTTCAATAAAGACTTGAATGATGGTGATATTGCCGTTAATGTTCTTGAGTCCGCAACTGTTGATCAGCCAGATGCCTATCATCTTGTATTTGAAGTAGGAAATGATGGTAGTAAATTGTTCCAAAAATTTCACTATCTGCGCGATGGTGTGACGGAACCAGGAATTGGGCTAATTAGTAATCCCTTACCTCCCTTCCCGCAAACTGGCCAACACACCTTTTATGTTTATCAAACAGATGCCGAAACCAACAGCAAAAAATGGATAAGAATTGGCGCACTCAGCAAACCAGATGTAACAACAGATTACCCTTGCCAATATCGTGTAACTCTCGACGATCAAGGCATTTTGCGGATGCACGCCGGTGAAGTCCCTTACTGGACATCAAATAGTCAGGAATGCCTCAAAGAAGAAGGATGCGTTTATCTTGCCGAATTAGAATTGCAGCCTAACGAAGTTGATAAAGAACGCGATCCATTTTGCGGTATACATTAA
- a CDS encoding RpnC/YadD family protein, whose product MFEIKLQETRVYREAKEEGRQEGLKQAREEGLKQGREEAKLELIPRFLAYGISIEEVAQLLDLTIEQVEQVRLATE is encoded by the coding sequence ATGTTTGAAATTAAGTTACAAGAAACTAGGGTTTATCGAGAAGCTAAAGAAGAAGGACGACAAGAAGGACTAAAACAAGCACGAGAAGAAGGACTAAAGCAAGGACGAGAAGAAGCAAAACTTGAACTTATACCTCGGTTCTTAGCTTATGGTATTTCTATAGAAGAGGTTGCCCAGTTACTTGATTTAACTATCGAACAAGTCGAACAAGTAAGACTTGCAACTGAGTAA
- a CDS encoding Rpn family recombination-promoting nuclease/putative transposase has protein sequence MRRDAIFYAIFKRVPGLFFELVEQPPAEAASYRFESVEVKEPTFRIDGVFLPPPDAASQMIFFAEVQFQKDELLYHRFFSESMLYMYRNPSLYDDWYGVIILQSRSLEPEKTTIHRSLLNSSQVQRIYLDELGSPDEQKVGISLMQLTIASDTQMVQEAKRLIERVQQEQITVLAKEEIIDVITTIAVYKFANLSREEVEAMLGVKLEETRVYQEAKQEGLEQGLELGLEQGLELGREQGLELGREQGRELAKLELVPQFLARGMSMEEVAQLLNLTIEQVRLASE, from the coding sequence GTGAGACGTGATGCGATTTTTTATGCAATTTTCAAGCGTGTCCCAGGATTGTTTTTCGAGTTAGTAGAACAGCCACCAGCCGAAGCTGCTAGCTATCGCTTTGAATCAGTTGAAGTTAAAGAACCAACATTTCGGATTGATGGGGTATTTTTACCTCCACCTGATGCAGCATCTCAGATGATCTTTTTTGCTGAGGTGCAATTCCAAAAGGATGAGTTACTGTACCATCGGTTTTTCTCAGAATCCATGCTGTATATGTATCGTAACCCGTCGCTTTACGATGACTGGTACGGGGTAATTATTTTACAGTCTCGCAGCTTGGAACCGGAAAAGACTACTATTCACAGATCGTTACTGAACAGTTCCCAAGTACAACGGATTTATTTAGATGAGTTAGGTAGTCCTGATGAGCAAAAAGTAGGTATCAGCTTGATGCAGTTAACTATTGCCTCAGATACTCAAATGGTGCAAGAAGCGAAACGTTTAATAGAGCGGGTGCAACAAGAACAGATAACTGTTTTAGCTAAGGAGGAGATAATAGATGTAATCACAACAATCGCTGTTTATAAGTTTGCCAACTTAAGTCGTGAAGAGGTAGAGGCAATGTTAGGAGTTAAGTTAGAAGAAACTAGAGTTTATCAAGAAGCGAAACAAGAGGGACTAGAACAAGGATTAGAACTAGGACTAGAACAAGGATTAGAATTAGGACGAGAACAAGGATTAGAACTAGGACGAGAACAAGGACGAGAACTAGCAAAACTTGAACTTGTACCTCAGTTCTTAGCTCGTGGTATGTCGATGGAAGAGGTTGCTCAATTACTTAATTTAACTATCGAACAAGTAAGACTTGCATCTGAATAA